Proteins from one Leptonema illini DSM 21528 genomic window:
- a CDS encoding sulfite exporter TauE/SafE family protein: MDLLLLGSLVFFSYTAQAMTGFGSIVVALTVGSLFFPIRTILPVLVALNIPLCLWILYKRHSEIDVRFLLLRILPLMGMGVIVGVLLDEQLEGPILRRVFGVLILGFSLRELYLLFFKKEQMKADETQTHASSVIGSFWILIAGVIHGIYASGGPPLVHALSRMAMTRQAFRATLTAVWLILNGALLGLYFANGRFAGEESRQFLLLLPAIPLALRAGEWLHGRVSERSFRITLQGLLALSAGALLV; encoded by the coding sequence GTGGATCTACTGCTGCTTGGCTCGCTTGTGTTCTTCTCTTACACGGCACAGGCCATGACAGGCTTTGGCAGCATCGTTGTGGCGCTCACAGTTGGCTCGCTCTTTTTCCCGATTCGCACGATACTGCCCGTGCTTGTTGCCCTGAACATCCCGCTCTGTCTGTGGATTCTTTATAAAAGGCACTCCGAGATCGACGTGCGCTTCTTACTTCTGCGCATCCTGCCGCTGATGGGCATGGGCGTGATCGTCGGGGTGTTGCTCGACGAACAGCTTGAAGGTCCGATACTGCGTCGCGTCTTCGGCGTTCTTATTCTTGGCTTCTCGCTGCGAGAACTGTATCTGCTTTTCTTTAAAAAGGAGCAGATGAAGGCCGACGAAACGCAAACACATGCAAGCAGCGTCATCGGCTCATTCTGGATTCTTATCGCCGGAGTCATCCATGGCATCTATGCATCGGGAGGCCCACCGCTTGTGCATGCCCTGAGCCGCATGGCGATGACACGGCAGGCCTTTCGCGCGACATTAACGGCGGTCTGGCTGATTCTGAACGGAGCGCTGCTCGGCCTGTATTTCGCGAACGGAAGATTCGCCGGCGAAGAGAGCCGGCAGTTTCTTCTATTGCTGCCCGCCATCCCGCTTGCCCTTCGCGCCGGAGAGTGGCTGCATGGCCGCGTATCGGAACGCTCGTTTCGCATAACGCTGCAGGGCCTTCTTGCCCTCTCTGCCGGAGCGCTTCTTGTGTAA